A region of the Centropristis striata isolate RG_2023a ecotype Rhode Island chromosome 20, C.striata_1.0, whole genome shotgun sequence genome:
acaaaaataccagatgtagcaaaaattatatgcaggttccacgagtggatcagtcattgctgcattaaaaaacttcatatcagcagatgtatgatgttgtgttatatggaaaaaatatgtattttgcatgtttgaggaaaaaggaaaagttaaaaatgttgttgtttgatgtttttgttagttcaagaaaaacaaactgtgagcaacaaattgcacaaaaacacCTGAtgcatcaaatatgatacaaattagaattcatatatgcaatttatttattttttttaaattcgtcagcaagttaataagcactcggttttaaaaaaaattgaattttctgccaattatttcatggttcaggctttatagggttaattatGATCAAATATAATAACGCACATATGATCCACTCTCAGTCAATTTCTTATtccttataaaaaataaacgttattttattagtttaatatttttcccaataattatctgtcaagttttttttttcgttcACTGGGGCGCCCCACGTCTATTTCTGTAACAGATCTGAGTTTAagagtttaaactttaaattactTGTGAATTTAGGAGATAAAAATTCAAATCATTCATTATGTTAAATCGCGATTATGGTGTGAGGGTGACGGGCTGCTTGGCAGCTGTGCTCCCTGGCTGCAGATGGAGTGGAAAAAGTGCCAATCTTTCTGTCATTGATCTCACACTGGGTCAGCtgctttatatattatttatttaactcaCTCTCATTCCACAAAACCAACAGATTGAGCCACGCTtgtttaaaaaatcataaaaccaTATTTATTTTCCCCCCAAAGCTTCTCCTGTGATCATTTTAGAAAGACTTTAAAACAAGCTAATAAAACCAATGTATATGATCAGGGGGGGGAAATATATATGGCTATGAATTAGAAATAGAGGGCCATTTGCAGAATTAGACGTGGTGTGTACTGCATCCCTTCAACTTGAAGAAATACAGTCAAAATTGTGAATCACCTCGCGTtgaaaaaccttttaaaatCCACAATCTTTCCCCGGTGAGCAAATGGGCAGCAAGGTGCATTTGCTGAAGCCTTTCAAATGCTAACGTGGCCATATTTCACTCTTACAACCTTCTCACATCTCCATAAAATATTACAGCACTCACAGTGATGACTGGAGCCGAGCTGGCGCTTTTTCTCACACACTTTCTGCGTAATAACGCAGTTTGtctgggaaaaaaacactgattatCTCACTCTTATTAACtcagctgtgtgtttttaaagagtttattcCCTGTAATGATCCACGTCTGTTTAAATATGCTGCTTTCAAATACCTGATGAAAAACACGTGTTAGAGTTATATGGGAAATAATGGCATTGTTCAAGTTGGGTGAAGTGAAGTGTAATGTTTTACGAAAGGTAAATGACAACACGCTCAgaaaaactcactttattcCGACCTCATTCCCCAAAGTACCGGGATCAATCACAATAGTGTGCAAaagggataaaaaataaaaaaaaacacgtgGTGAAAACTCCTAACAGCATATCATagcaaaataaattttaaaatagtaaaaaaagacaaaaaatgaagttgaatttgcttttatttctccGTGGActggtttttaaaattaaatctccAGTCTGGAACCATTAGGAGTCCGTCCTCAGCCTGCCGGGTCCGGTTCTACTTTAATATACTCTTAGTGTCTGCGGTAGCAGcttataatgtaaatgtatattcTTTGTCATATGTGGAAACAATGATTTCCGCGGTGTGAGACGCATCATTAACAGCACCGCTAAAGATCTTAATAGAGTGTGGCTGCTGATGCGTTCATGGTCTCCTCAGACAACCTGACTTCCACTATTTCAAAGTCTTGGTTTCAGttgaggataaaaaaaaaaaaaagtttctggcCTGTATTCTGAACAGAAAAGTCAGGCATTTTTACATCAAcgtacaaaaaaattacttacaaaaacgtaaaaataatcataaaaacacaactcTTACTATTGTGAAACATTAAAACGATTACAAGAAGAAGCAGTACCATGTTATGTGTCATGcatgaatgaaaaaaactatTGGTTATTATTGTAGTTTTAATAAAGCATGAGTGGTGTACAAATAGAAACAatggtataaaaaaataaaataaaaaataaaataaacttttgtatAGCCtcttaaaattataaaatagcCTTTGCTGTATTATGGTAGTTTTTCGGCTGTGTACCGGCTCAGAAACGTCACTTCTCCGCAACATGTATCATCATTTATCATAAATAAATCCAGTCCGAAAAGGTCGTTCATGTGCAGTTTAACTGGAAGCTACTATTTCCGACAGCACGTCAAGGCAGCACCCGTCCAGCGAAGACGCACGTGTGAAGTAGCGGAGTTTCTGTCTCCTCCAATCAGCGCGCTGTCTCACTCAGCCCCCGTCCAATGGGAATAGCGCGCGTGCAGGTGGCTGCGCTATTATCAGCGGGTCCCGCTTCACTGTGAGGCTAGAGCGAGTCAATTTATGGAAAGACAAGTCGAGCCCTTAATGGTTCCCATCAAAACCACTAAAAACATCATCAGAGCGGCCGACAGAGAGGATTCTTCTGCTGGACGCATGCTGCCGCCTCCCAGCTGACTCTGCGAGCAAAACACGCGCACGGAGAGACATTTTTTGGGAGTTTGACCAATCCGCCTCTCCACTTCCACTTCcccagagagaagaagagaagttCGCTTTTGCTCCAAGTTTTCCACTCTTCCTCCTGCAGGATACTTTTGCAGAAAGTGGCCTGGTTCCCGACTCTCTCCAAGCCGCTCTGCGCCTTTTATCCGCCGCTATTAGGTTCTCTTTATTCCCCGTTTTCTACCCGAGCGAGTCCGGTGGTTCATGTCCACAAATGTTAGCGGTGGGGCAAATGGAGGCTAACCGGCAGAGTGCTTTCGTCCTGGGCAGCACCCCGCTGGCGGCGCTGCACAACATGACCGAGATGAAGACGTCCCTGTTCCCGTACGCGCTGCAGCAGAGCCCGGCGGGCTTCAAGGCGCCACATCTCTCCAGCCTCAACTCCCAGATGGCCGGGGGGACCCCGCACGGAATAAGCGACATCCTGGGGAGACCCATCACCACGGCCGGCCAGCTGCTCTCCGGGTTCCCCCGGATAAACGGCCTGACCACCACGGCGGCCGCCGCAGCAGCCGCGGGGATGTACTTCAGCCCGGCCATGTCTCGGTACCCGAAGCCCCTGGCCGAGCTGCCGGGGAGGGCGCCCATCTTCTGGCCCGGGGTGATGCAGGGGTCTCCCTGGAGGGACCCGAGGGTTCCGTGTCCTAGTAAGTCCTTTTATCTCACTCCCTGTCTGTTTGAACACTTTTACGCtcgttttttaattgtttaaattcagaaaaaaagccACATTCTGCACCTTCTATGTTGCAGAATGTTTTAAAGAATTACGCAACGTTGCATTtctggtgatttaaaaaaaaaacattatttcggCCTTAGAGAGGCCTGTCActacacacagcaacacaaactACACTATATTTTACACAAGTAATGTAGAGGTATTATAATGAATTAAAGCTGTACACAAGAATAAAAACTActtacaaacaacacaaacacctgACGTTCCTAAtagaacatttacatttaatatgaTGCTTGATATGACTTTAAAACTTGTAAAACATAATGAGCCAAATAATATTAAAACTATAATAATTTGTCAGTAAACCATTAATGTCATTCAGTCACACTTAGAGGCGTTTAAGGGAATAATTTAGGCGTTATGAATATAAAcaattgcatttatatatatatatagcctataaCTAAACCTCCTCGTGTCTTCTTTTTCCAGGTCAAGCTAACATGATGTTGGACAAGGACGGCAAGAAGAAACACTCCAGACCTACTTTTTCAGGACAGCAGATTTTTGCACTGGAAAAAACTTTCGAGCAGACTAAATACCTGGCCGGCCCAGAGAGAGCCCGCCTGGCTTATTCTTTAGGAATGACCGAGAGTCAAGTCAAGGTAAAAACCTgcttcatattattattattaatattataataatgattaGTAGtaattatagtatttttttgccAATGTGGGAAATATTATTTGGTCAACTTTCACCTCTCTGAAATCACACTTTTGCCAAGACAATTACCtatttgtgatcatttttataaatcttaattattcaaattattattattattggtgctTGTGCAATTATTGCtaattgctattattattaattgattATGCAGGATTATTTACACCTGTTGTGATTATTTAAGTGGATCATTTGTGGCGGACCTGTTGAGCATCTGTGCGCGTCTCTCCACAGGTTTGGTTCCAGAACAGAAGAACCAAATGGCGGAAGAGACACGCAGCAGAAATGGCCACGGCCAAGAAGAAGCACGACTCCGAGACGGAGAAGATGAAGGAGAGCTCGGATAACGAGGACGACGACGAGTACAACAAACCACTGGACCCAAATTCGGACGACGAGAAAATCACGAGACTGTTGAAAAAGCACAAGGCCACCAACCTGGCGCTGATCAGCCCCTGCAGCAACAGCTCGGACACCTTGTGATGCGCACAGCTTGGGGGGTTTGGGCAAAGTGTGTGCGCGTGGGGGGGTCCAACAGAGACTTGTCGCACTCTTTCTGACCCCCTTTTCCACCTGACACTATAAGAACATGCGCCTGATGGGGACCGCATTGCTCAGACATGAGCGAGAGAATGCGTAAAAACCGAGTGTGTGCCAAAAGACGCGCGCACCAAAACATGGCCAGAGACGCATTTTGGCTGCATCCAAACCCACAAACAGACTCTGTACACACGGAGACAGACTGACTGGTGTCAGAACTGGACTTCAACGGGACTGAAAAGTTCACGTCAGTTGAAAGGACACAAATATTTGGGGACAGGAAATTGTTTTGGCGACGCAAATCAGTTTTTACGCATACAAGTGGAGTTTTAACAACAGgtgtaaatgtaaacaaaatattCTATACACACACAATCCGGATCAGTGTTGGGCTCATTAGTGTGACTCACTACTTTTATTCCACTACTGGTGCAGTGTAATTCATTGTGACATTATTTCCCGTTAAGCCTGGGTCACCTTTCCATTCATCCAGCTCTGAATGTTCCTGTTAATTACATAATTTCcataatatttgaatattatgaaggaaaaaatacattattatgagccatttttttaaattctgatgctCATAAAATCTGCACCATTT
Encoded here:
- the nkx6.2 gene encoding homeobox protein Nkx-6.2 produces the protein MLAVGQMEANRQSAFVLGSTPLAALHNMTEMKTSLFPYALQQSPAGFKAPHLSSLNSQMAGGTPHGISDILGRPITTAGQLLSGFPRINGLTTTAAAAAAAGMYFSPAMSRYPKPLAELPGRAPIFWPGVMQGSPWRDPRVPCPSQANMMLDKDGKKKHSRPTFSGQQIFALEKTFEQTKYLAGPERARLAYSLGMTESQVKVWFQNRRTKWRKRHAAEMATAKKKHDSETEKMKESSDNEDDDEYNKPLDPNSDDEKITRLLKKHKATNLALISPCSNSSDTL